A single region of the Chryseobacterium sp. 6424 genome encodes:
- a CDS encoding aldehyde dehydrogenase, protein MNFEELHRQQQTFFNTQKTKNLKFRKRSLEKLRDVILANEAFLYDAIYADFGKSRFDTYTTEISFILRDISYYLKNLNAFAKPQKVKTNLANQFGNSKIYHEPLGNTLIIGAWNYPYQLSLSPMVAAMAAGNTCIVKPSEVAENTMKAMAKIINENFPPEYLFVVEGGIPEITEILKLKFDKIFFTGSTKVGQTVYEAAAKHLTPVTLELGGKSPCIVTASCDYELAAKRIVWGKFLNGGQTCVAPDYLLVDEKIKDSFLDALKSQIIKFNYLPESEHYTKIINERNFQRIVNLIEQEKVFFGGTYDAEKRYISPTILQDVTWDDAVMQEEIFGPVLPVLTFSGFSEALHQISMRDKPLAAYLFSTDKDDKEQFVNKISFGGGCINDVIMHLSNDYLPFGGVGKSGIGNYHGKFGFEAFSHKKAILDRATWGEPDLKYPPYTEKKLSWIKKLM, encoded by the coding sequence ATGAACTTCGAAGAACTTCACCGTCAGCAGCAGACTTTTTTCAATACGCAGAAAACCAAAAATCTAAAATTCAGGAAAAGATCTCTTGAAAAACTGCGGGATGTGATACTGGCCAACGAAGCTTTTTTATATGACGCAATCTACGCGGATTTTGGCAAATCACGGTTTGATACGTACACGACGGAGATCTCTTTCATCCTCAGAGACATCAGTTATTATCTTAAAAATCTAAACGCTTTCGCAAAACCACAAAAAGTTAAAACCAATCTCGCCAACCAGTTCGGTAACAGTAAAATCTACCATGAACCATTGGGAAACACACTGATTATCGGTGCGTGGAACTATCCTTATCAACTTTCGCTTTCGCCTATGGTTGCCGCTATGGCCGCCGGTAACACCTGCATCGTGAAACCCAGTGAGGTGGCAGAAAATACGATGAAAGCCATGGCAAAGATCATTAATGAAAACTTCCCTCCCGAATATCTATTTGTTGTCGAAGGTGGAATACCCGAAATCACCGAGATCCTGAAATTGAAATTTGATAAAATCTTCTTCACCGGAAGTACGAAAGTGGGGCAAACCGTATATGAGGCCGCTGCAAAGCATCTCACGCCCGTAACGCTGGAACTTGGCGGTAAAAGCCCGTGTATTGTAACAGCGAGTTGTGACTATGAGTTGGCGGCTAAGAGGATCGTGTGGGGTAAATTCTTGAATGGTGGGCAAACCTGCGTGGCGCCGGATTATCTTTTGGTCGATGAAAAAATTAAGGACAGCTTTCTGGATGCGTTGAAATCGCAAATTATCAAATTCAATTATCTGCCTGAATCTGAACACTATACCAAGATAATCAATGAAAGAAATTTCCAAAGGATCGTAAATCTCATCGAACAGGAAAAAGTGTTTTTTGGTGGTACTTACGATGCAGAAAAAAGATACATCAGCCCTACGATCTTGCAGGATGTGACATGGGACGACGCGGTGATGCAGGAAGAAATCTTCGGACCGGTGTTGCCTGTCCTTACATTCTCGGGCTTCAGCGAGGCGCTTCATCAGATTTCAATGCGAGATAAACCTTTGGCTGCCTATCTTTTCAGTACTGATAAAGATGATAAGGAACAGTTTGTGAATAAGATATCTTTCGGTGGCGGGTGTATAAATGATGTCATCATGCATCTGAGCAATGATTATCTGCCATTCGGTGGTGTAGGAAAATCCGGGATTGGCAATTACCACGGTAAATTTGGCTTCGAAGCCTTTTCACATAAAAAAGCCATACTTGACCGTGCCACTTGGGGAGAACCCGACCTCAAATACCCACCATACACGGAGAAAAAACTATCTTGGATAAAGAAATTGATGTAA
- a CDS encoding thioredoxin family protein, translated as MKILALSVLLIAGLAGAQTTTTTETEAVAEAKKKAAEERAKLPKPYNPTEDAAQKIEELVKKAKAENKNIILQAGGNWCIWCLRFNQFVETTPELKQIVDENYLYYHLNFSPENKNEKVFAKYDNPGAKFGYPVFVVLDKDGKMIHTQDSAVLEEGKGYSIEKVKDFLLKWTVKS; from the coding sequence ATGAAAATACTTGCGCTCTCGGTTTTATTGATCGCAGGACTGGCTGGCGCACAAACCACGACTACCACCGAAACGGAAGCTGTAGCTGAGGCTAAAAAAAAGGCCGCTGAAGAAAGGGCAAAACTACCAAAGCCTTATAACCCGACCGAAGATGCTGCCCAGAAGATCGAAGAGTTGGTAAAAAAGGCCAAGGCAGAAAATAAGAACATCATTTTACAGGCCGGCGGAAACTGGTGTATCTGGTGTTTGCGTTTCAATCAGTTTGTAGAAACCACACCGGAGCTGAAACAGATCGTAGATGAAAATTACCTGTACTATCACCTGAATTTTTCGCCAGAAAACAAGAATGAAAAAGTTTTCGCAAAATATGACAACCCAGGAGCAAAATTCGGTTATCCTGTATTTGTTGTTTTGGACAAAGACGGCAAAATGATCCATACCCAAGATTCTGCCGTGCTGGAAGAAGGCAAGGGCTACAGTATTGAGAAAGTAAAGGATTTCCTGCTGAAATGGACCGTTAAATCATAA
- a CDS encoding lysophospholipid acyltransferase family protein: MNFLFKIILLISRLPLWVHYLFSDFIFVIIYYVVGYRKKVVTANLQNSFPEKKPEELRKIRRHFYRNFGDYIVEMVKSFTISSTELRVRVQHLNQDIFHQAKAENKNVILLAGHVFNWEWFSALATILPQEKSFPVYRKVQSKFWESHVLKIRNRFGNQAIEAKEVVRHIFRNENDGDSVYMFVADQTPHVSEVSFGLDFLNQKTPVFIGYDKLSTRMDLAFVYCEMKKVKRGFYQINYQRIYPDGERFEEFEVVKKFHKLLENTINKRPDNYLWSHRRWKYQHAIKVIDTETNP; this comes from the coding sequence ATGAATTTTTTATTTAAAATTATCCTGTTAATTTCCAGGCTTCCGCTTTGGGTTCATTATCTTTTTTCAGATTTCATATTTGTCATCATTTATTATGTGGTAGGTTACCGTAAAAAAGTGGTGACAGCGAACCTGCAAAACTCATTTCCAGAGAAAAAACCGGAAGAACTACGGAAGATCCGCCGTCATTTTTATCGCAACTTTGGCGATTATATTGTTGAAATGGTAAAATCCTTCACCATTTCTTCCACCGAACTCCGTGTACGTGTACAACACCTTAATCAGGATATCTTTCATCAGGCAAAAGCAGAAAACAAAAACGTCATTCTGCTTGCCGGCCACGTTTTTAACTGGGAATGGTTCAGCGCACTCGCCACTATCCTACCGCAGGAGAAAAGTTTCCCTGTCTATCGCAAGGTCCAGAGCAAATTCTGGGAGTCCCATGTCTTGAAGATACGTAACCGGTTCGGTAATCAAGCCATCGAAGCCAAAGAAGTCGTTAGGCATATTTTCCGGAATGAAAACGACGGAGACTCGGTTTATATGTTCGTGGCCGACCAAACGCCACATGTCTCTGAAGTATCTTTCGGGCTGGATTTCCTTAATCAAAAAACCCCCGTCTTCATTGGTTATGATAAACTTTCCACCCGTATGGATTTGGCTTTCGTATATTGTGAGATGAAGAAAGTAAAGCGTGGTTTCTATCAAATTAATTATCAGCGCATTTACCCGGACGGGGAGAGATTTGAAGAGTTTGAAGTCGTGAAGAAATTCCATAAGTTACTCGAAAACACGATCAATAAAAGGCCCGACAATTATCTTTGGTCGCATCGCCGCTGGAAGTATCAGCATGCCATAAAAGTCATTGATACAGAAACTAATCCCTAA
- a CDS encoding glycosyltransferase family 2 protein, with product MKTAIAILNWNGRHWLEQFLPSVVQYSGEAKIYVIDNDSTDDSIDFLTRNFPDVKIIRNPTNAGFAGGYNEGLQHVEADIYCLLNSDVEVTENWLQPVLELFKNHEIAAVQPKIRDYNRRDYFEFAGAGGGLIDNLGYPYCRGRIFEQIEKDYGQYDDETEIFWASGCCFFIRSEAFWAQNGFDERFFAHQEEIDLCWRLKNTGWKIYYTGKSTVYHVGGGTLQKQSARKTFLNIRNNFSMLLKNLPFPQLLYVIFFRLILDAASAFYFGFKLGFPHFLAVLKAHFSFYQHIPGTLKRRQKKQEKNYYQTKWLIFKHFL from the coding sequence GTGAAAACAGCAATAGCCATCCTGAACTGGAACGGAAGACATTGGTTGGAGCAGTTTCTGCCCTCGGTAGTCCAGTATTCCGGTGAGGCAAAAATCTATGTGATTGATAATGACTCTACCGATGATTCTATAGACTTCCTTACACGGAATTTTCCGGATGTGAAGATTATTCGCAACCCTACAAACGCAGGTTTTGCAGGTGGTTATAATGAAGGGCTGCAACATGTGGAAGCAGATATTTACTGCCTGCTGAACTCTGACGTTGAAGTTACTGAAAACTGGCTACAACCTGTTCTTGAATTGTTTAAAAATCATGAAATCGCAGCAGTTCAGCCTAAAATCCGTGATTATAACCGCCGTGATTATTTTGAATTTGCGGGTGCTGGTGGTGGACTTATTGATAATTTGGGTTATCCCTATTGCCGTGGCAGAATTTTCGAACAGATTGAAAAAGATTATGGCCAATATGATGATGAAACCGAGATCTTTTGGGCTTCGGGCTGTTGCTTTTTTATCCGCTCTGAGGCTTTTTGGGCGCAGAATGGTTTTGATGAACGTTTTTTTGCCCATCAAGAAGAAATCGACCTTTGTTGGCGCTTGAAAAATACAGGCTGGAAAATTTATTACACCGGCAAATCAACGGTATATCATGTGGGCGGCGGCACCCTTCAAAAACAAAGTGCCAGAAAAACCTTCCTAAACATACGGAATAATTTTTCAATGCTGCTAAAAAACCTGCCTTTCCCGCAACTGCTATATGTTATCTTCTTTAGGTTGATCCTGGATGCGGCCAGCGCTTTTTATTTTGGATTTAAATTGGGATTCCCACACTTTTTAGCAGTGCTTAAAGCGCATTTTTCCTTCTACCAGCATATACCGGGCACCTTGAAACGCCGGCAGAAGAAGCAGGAAAAGAATTATTACCAAACCAAATGGCTGATATTCAAACATTTTCTTTGA
- a CDS encoding hemolysin family protein, with amino-acid sequence MELLIIVLLVLLNGIFSMSEMSLVSSRRFKLENARKKGSSGAKKAIELSENPTKFLSTVQIGITLIGILLGVYSGENLTNDFQLFLSQFPSIAAYSKPLATTGLVIFITFLSILLGELLPKRIAMTYPERIITMVSKPMDILSKITSPFVWLLTTSNNLVLKLLGIHNSTDSTVTEEEIKSIVKESAQFGQIDEIEHNIVERVFELGDRKVNTLLTHRTSITFFNIHDSLEVILEKIKDEKHAA; translated from the coding sequence ATGGAATTACTCATAATAGTGTTGCTGGTACTGTTAAATGGCATTTTCTCAATGTCTGAAATGTCCTTGGTTTCTTCCCGCCGGTTTAAACTTGAAAACGCAAGAAAAAAAGGAAGCAGCGGCGCAAAAAAAGCGATAGAACTTTCTGAAAACCCCACGAAATTTCTATCTACGGTACAGATTGGCATTACGCTTATCGGTATCTTGCTCGGGGTGTATTCCGGGGAGAATCTTACCAATGATTTCCAGCTTTTTTTAAGTCAGTTCCCTTCAATAGCGGCGTATTCCAAACCATTGGCGACCACAGGTCTGGTGATTTTCATTACTTTCCTCTCCATACTATTGGGCGAACTGCTACCGAAACGTATTGCGATGACCTATCCTGAACGCATCATTACCATGGTTTCTAAGCCTATGGACATCCTGAGTAAAATTACCTCACCGTTCGTCTGGCTTCTTACCACTTCGAACAATTTAGTATTGAAACTGTTAGGAATCCATAATTCAACTGACAGCACAGTGACCGAAGAGGAAATTAAATCCATCGTGAAAGAAAGCGCGCAGTTCGGGCAAATTGATGAGATAGAACATAATATTGTTGAGCGCGTTTTTGAGCTTGGCGACCGAAAAGTGAATACCCTGCTCACACACCGTACATCCATCACTTTTTTCAACATCCACGACAGTCTGGAGGTGATTTTAGAAAAAATAAAAGACGAAAAGCATGCTGCCTAA
- a CDS encoding transporter associated domain-containing protein, with the protein MLPNPVTSHNNLDEILGIVLLKDLFPLEDTQDFNLNKYLRQPVYVNENYFAYKVLELFKKEKNHYGIVIDEYGNTVGMITMDDVLDALVGDMMNDDEFDYRITVRDENSWLADGQVPIVEFLKYFDLSYEFDNKDNYTTIVGFFLRDHHTVAEIGQKVTIEDLELEIIDKDGQRVDKILITRKNPEIIV; encoded by the coding sequence ATGCTGCCTAACCCTGTCACAAGCCATAACAATCTTGATGAGATCCTGGGTATTGTGCTACTGAAAGACCTTTTCCCGTTGGAGGATACGCAGGATTTCAATCTGAATAAATATCTTCGGCAACCGGTGTATGTGAACGAAAATTATTTCGCCTATAAAGTACTGGAACTCTTTAAGAAAGAAAAAAACCATTACGGAATCGTGATTGATGAATACGGAAATACCGTAGGCATGATAACCATGGATGATGTGTTGGACGCGCTTGTGGGCGATATGATGAATGACGATGAGTTTGATTATCGGATCACCGTACGCGATGAGAACTCTTGGCTTGCGGATGGGCAAGTACCTATCGTAGAATTTTTGAAATACTTTGACCTTAGTTACGAGTTTGATAATAAAGATAATTACACCACCATTGTGGGCTTCTTCCTCAGAGACCATCACACCGTGGCAGAGATCGGGCAGAAAGTTACCATAGAAGACCTTGAACTTGAAATCATCGATAAAGACGGGCAACGCGTCGACAAAATTTTAATCACCCGAAAAAACCCTGAAATCATCGTTTAG
- a CDS encoding 3'-5' exonuclease, whose amino-acid sequence MLDFCAIDFETATHERHSACEMGICVVENGEIVQTKTWLIKPPSFPYFNPRNVAVHGITPEDVAVAPTFDEIWHEAQDLMYGNLMIAHNASFDAGVLRSCLDYYGFFKPRLNYLCSISIAKKSWKNLSKYGLKPLAEQHAIHFNHHRAGDDAEVCAKLSLLAFQNLMVTRNDEVHDVMKKNMKVL is encoded by the coding sequence ATGTTAGACTTCTGTGCCATAGATTTTGAGACCGCAACCCACGAGCGGCATTCTGCCTGCGAAATGGGGATTTGCGTGGTAGAGAATGGCGAAATCGTTCAGACCAAAACCTGGCTCATCAAGCCGCCGAGTTTTCCTTATTTTAATCCCCGCAATGTGGCCGTACACGGTATCACCCCCGAAGATGTGGCCGTTGCTCCTACGTTTGATGAAATCTGGCACGAAGCGCAAGACCTGATGTACGGTAATCTGATGATTGCGCATAATGCCTCTTTCGATGCCGGTGTATTGCGCAGCTGTTTGGATTACTATGGTTTCTTTAAACCAAGACTAAACTATCTCTGCAGCATTTCGATCGCTAAAAAATCCTGGAAAAATCTTTCTAAATACGGCTTAAAACCATTGGCAGAGCAGCATGCCATCCATTTTAACCATCACCGAGCAGGAGATGATGCGGAAGTTTGTGCTAAACTATCACTACTTGCCTTCCAGAACTTAATGGTTACCCGTAATGATGAAGTGCATGACGTTATGAAGAAAAACATGAAAGTTCTTTAG
- the apaG gene encoding Co2+/Mg2+ efflux protein ApaG — protein sequence MFSIITFDIKVSVYPEYDAKNSFPSENRFVFRYHITIENLSDHPVLLLKRKWLIYDVGFGYTVVEGDGVIGLTPEIAPGESFKYFSNVVLRSGVGSMSGYYYCTHQQTKASLEIEIPKFNLVAEILSN from the coding sequence ATGTTCTCTATAATTACCTTCGACATTAAAGTTTCTGTTTACCCGGAATATGACGCCAAAAACAGTTTCCCATCAGAGAACCGTTTTGTGTTCCGCTACCATATCACCATCGAAAACCTTAGCGATCACCCTGTACTACTGCTGAAACGAAAATGGTTAATCTATGATGTGGGTTTCGGATATACTGTAGTAGAAGGTGATGGCGTGATTGGCCTGACGCCCGAAATTGCGCCCGGTGAGAGTTTCAAATATTTCTCTAACGTCGTATTGCGCTCGGGGGTTGGCAGTATGAGTGGTTATTATTACTGTACTCATCAGCAGACAAAAGCGTCTTTAGAGATAGAGATCCCGAAATTTAATCTTGTGGCCGAGATTCTAAGTAATTAG
- the odhB gene encoding 2-oxoglutarate dehydrogenase complex dihydrolipoyllysine-residue succinyltransferase, with protein sequence MSILEMKVPSPGESITEVEIASWLVKDGDFVEKDQPIAEVDSDKATLELPAEQSGIITLKAEEGDVVQVGQVVCLIDMSADKPEESSAPKTENAEAPKAEEKVVEKPAIIQEQKAEKPASYATGTPSPAAKKILDEKGVDAAQVSGSGRDGRITKQDAETAAVPAMGSASSTGGSRAISKTKLSMLRRKLAARLVSVKNETAMLTTFNEVDMSEIFRIRKQYKDEFAQKHGVGLGFMSFFTKAVTRALQMYPDVNASIDGDFKNNYEFCDISIAVSGPKGLMVPILRNAENMTFRGVEANIKSLADKVREGNISVDEMTGGTFTITNGGVFGSMLSTPIINPPQSAILGMHNIIQRPVAVDGQVVIRPMMYVALSYDHRIIDGRESVGFLVAVKEAIDNPVEILMGGDERKALEL encoded by the coding sequence ATGTCAATATTAGAAATGAAAGTCCCGTCTCCGGGAGAATCGATTACCGAAGTTGAAATCGCATCTTGGCTGGTAAAGGACGGCGATTTTGTTGAAAAAGATCAGCCTATTGCAGAGGTAGATTCAGATAAAGCTACGCTGGAGCTGCCGGCGGAACAAAGTGGAATCATTACCCTGAAAGCGGAAGAAGGAGATGTGGTGCAGGTTGGGCAGGTCGTTTGCCTGATTGATATGTCTGCTGATAAACCAGAAGAATCTTCGGCACCAAAAACCGAGAACGCGGAAGCACCGAAAGCCGAAGAAAAAGTAGTGGAAAAACCAGCTATCATCCAAGAGCAAAAAGCAGAGAAACCTGCCTCTTATGCTACTGGTACACCTTCGCCTGCAGCAAAGAAAATCCTTGATGAAAAAGGGGTTGATGCCGCACAGGTTTCAGGTTCGGGAAGAGACGGCCGAATTACCAAGCAGGATGCAGAAACCGCAGCTGTTCCGGCAATGGGTTCCGCATCTTCCACAGGAGGCTCCAGAGCCATATCTAAGACTAAACTTTCAATGCTGAGACGGAAACTGGCAGCAAGACTTGTCTCTGTTAAGAATGAGACAGCGATGCTTACGACTTTCAATGAAGTGGACATGTCTGAAATCTTCAGGATAAGAAAGCAATATAAAGATGAATTCGCGCAGAAGCATGGCGTGGGACTTGGCTTTATGTCATTCTTCACCAAAGCGGTGACCAGAGCGTTACAGATGTACCCGGATGTAAATGCTTCCATCGATGGAGACTTCAAAAACAATTACGAATTCTGTGATATCTCAATCGCGGTTTCTGGTCCGAAAGGACTGATGGTGCCAATCCTCAGAAATGCGGAAAACATGACTTTCAGAGGGGTAGAGGCCAATATTAAATCGCTTGCTGACAAGGTACGCGAAGGCAATATCAGTGTAGATGAAATGACTGGTGGGACCTTTACCATTACCAACGGTGGGGTATTTGGCTCAATGCTTTCTACGCCAATCATCAATCCGCCACAATCTGCGATTCTAGGGATGCACAATATCATTCAGCGTCCGGTAGCGGTTGATGGGCAAGTGGTGATTCGTCCGATGATGTATGTGGCATTATCCTATGACCACCGTATCATTGACGGCCGTGAGTCTGTAGGCTTCCTGGTAGCTGTAAAAGAAGCGATCGACAACCCAGTGGAAATCCTAATGGGTGGTGATGAGCGTAAGGCACTTGAGCTGTAA